The following proteins are co-located in the Streptomyces bottropensis ATCC 25435 genome:
- the thrC gene encoding threonine synthase: protein MTHQWRGIIEEYRDRLPVSDSTPVVTLREGGTPLVPAQVLSERTGCEVHLKVEGANPTGSFKDRGMTMAITRAKEEGAKAVICASTGNTSASAAAYAVRAGMVSAVLVPRGKIALGKMGQALVHGAKILQVDGNFDDCLTLARELSDNYPVALVNSVNPVRIEGQKTAAFEIVDMLGDAPDIHVLPVGNAGNITAYWKGYTEYAADGIAARTPRMWGFQASGSAPIVRGEIVKDPSTIATAIRIGNPASWKYALAARDESGGFIDEVTDREILRAYRLLAAQEGVFVEPASAASVAGLLKAAENGKVDPGQTIVCTVTGNGLKDPDWAVAGAPQPVTVPVDAATAAERLGLA from the coding sequence ATGACCCACCAATGGCGCGGAATCATCGAGGAGTACCGGGACAGGCTGCCCGTCTCCGACAGCACGCCGGTCGTGACGCTCCGCGAGGGCGGCACGCCCCTCGTGCCCGCGCAGGTGCTCTCCGAGCGCACGGGCTGCGAGGTCCACCTCAAGGTCGAGGGTGCCAACCCGACCGGGTCCTTCAAGGACCGCGGCATGACCATGGCCATCACGCGGGCGAAGGAGGAGGGCGCGAAGGCGGTCATCTGTGCCTCCACGGGCAACACCTCCGCCTCCGCGGCCGCCTACGCCGTCCGCGCGGGCATGGTCTCCGCCGTGCTCGTCCCGCGCGGGAAGATCGCGCTGGGCAAGATGGGCCAGGCCCTGGTGCACGGCGCGAAGATCCTCCAGGTCGACGGCAACTTCGACGACTGCCTCACCCTCGCGCGTGAACTGAGCGACAACTACCCGGTGGCGCTGGTCAATTCGGTGAACCCGGTGCGCATCGAGGGCCAGAAGACCGCCGCGTTCGAGATCGTGGACATGCTGGGCGACGCCCCCGACATCCACGTCCTGCCGGTGGGCAACGCGGGCAACATCACGGCGTACTGGAAGGGCTATACGGAGTACGCGGCCGACGGCATCGCGGCCAGGACCCCGCGCATGTGGGGATTCCAGGCTTCCGGTTCCGCGCCCATCGTGCGCGGCGAGATCGTCAAGGACCCGTCGACGATCGCCACCGCGATCCGCATCGGCAACCCCGCGTCCTGGAAGTACGCCCTGGCGGCGCGGGACGAGTCGGGCGGCTTCATCGACGAGGTGACGGACCGTGAGATCCTGCGCGCCTACCGCCTGTTGGCCGCTCAGGAGGGTGTCTTCGTGGAGCCCGCCTCCGCCGCCTCCGTGGCCGGTCTGCTGAAGGCCGCGGAGAACGGCAAGGTCGACCCGGGGCAGACCATCGTCTGCACGGTCACCGGCAACGGCCTCAAGGACCCCGACTGGGCCGTCGCGGGCGCCCCGCAGCCCGTTACCGTCCCGGTGGACGCGGCGACGGCGGCCGAGCGCCTCGGCCTGGCGTAA
- the thrB gene encoding homoserine kinase, which produces MAGPAFRAAAVRVRVPATSANLGPGFDALGLSLGLYDDVVVRVADSGLHVDIAGEGSETLPRDERHLLVRSLRTAFDLLGGQPRGLEIVCANRIPHGRGLGSSSAAICAGIVAARAVTIGGDNRLDDAALLELATEIEGHPDNVAACLLGGFTLSWMEGGAARAIRMKPADSIVPVVFVPGKPVLTETARGLLPRTVPHVDAAANAGRAALLVEALTRRPELLLPATEDRLHQEYRAPAMPESAALVERLRADGIPAVISGAGPTVLALADHASADKVADLAGAGWAANRLDLDARGACVLPLTTTVTGPGADGAEE; this is translated from the coding sequence ATGGCCGGTCCAGCGTTCCGCGCCGCCGCCGTACGGGTGCGCGTCCCCGCCACCAGCGCCAACCTCGGTCCGGGCTTCGACGCCCTGGGCCTGTCGCTGGGGCTCTACGACGACGTGGTCGTCCGGGTGGCCGACTCCGGCCTGCACGTCGACATCGCGGGGGAGGGCAGCGAGACCCTCCCGCGCGACGAGCGGCACCTGCTCGTCCGCTCCCTGCGCACCGCCTTCGACCTGCTGGGCGGACAGCCCCGGGGCCTCGAGATCGTCTGCGCCAACCGCATTCCGCACGGCCGCGGCCTCGGCTCCTCCTCCGCCGCCATCTGCGCCGGCATCGTCGCCGCCCGCGCCGTGACCATAGGCGGCGACAACCGGCTCGACGACGCCGCGCTGCTCGAACTGGCCACCGAGATCGAGGGGCACCCCGACAACGTGGCGGCCTGTCTCCTCGGCGGCTTCACGCTCTCCTGGATGGAGGGCGGCGCCGCGCGTGCGATCAGGATGAAGCCCGCGGATTCCATCGTTCCGGTGGTTTTCGTGCCCGGGAAACCCGTTCTGACGGAGACGGCGCGCGGACTGCTCCCACGCACCGTCCCGCACGTCGATGCAGCGGCCAACGCGGGCCGGGCGGCCCTCCTCGTGGAAGCCCTGACCAGGCGCCCCGAGCTGCTGCTGCCCGCCACCGAGGACCGGCTGCACCAGGAGTACCGGGCACCCGCGATGCCGGAGAGCGCGGCCCTGGTCGAGCGACTGCGGGCCGACGGCATTCCCGCCGTCATCTCCGGCGCCGGACCCACCGTCCTGGCCCTGGCCGACCACGCGAGCGCCGACAAGGTGGCCGATCTCGCGGGTGCGGGCTGGGCCGCGAACCGGCTGGACCTCGACGCCCGAGGGGCGTGCGTCCTGCCGCTCACCACCACCGTCACCGGACCCGGCGCCGACGGCGCCGAGGAATAG
- the rho gene encoding transcription termination factor Rho, with product MSDTTDLMGARVEDTAAAPATDAAPASGAGSRRRRGTGLEGMVLAELQQVASGLGIRGTARMRKSQLIEVIKDAQAGGGAPAKAEAATETKPKRRATSKARTGDDAAPAEKAAAKKAEAPAEKAEKAVAQQQIEIPGQPAGGDEAPTERRRRRATADAGSPETVTAEAKAEPKAETPAQAEVKTDAGDQGEGRQGRRERGRDRGERTDRTDRTDRTDRTDRTERGRRGKGDEQQGGGGQPQRDRGQQQGQQQGGGRQDRDRQRDNGPQDDDDFDGGRRGRRGRYRDRRGRRGRDEIGTPEPQLADDDVLIPVAGILDILDNYAFIRTSGYLPGPNDVYVSLAQVRKNGLRKGDHVTGAVRQPKDGERREKFNALVRLDSTNGMAPEHGRGRPEFNKLTPLYPQDRLRLETDPGVLTTRIIDLVAPIGKGQRGLIVAPPKTGKTMIMQAIANAITHNNPECHLMVVLVDERPEEVTDMQRSVKGEVISSTFDRPAEDHTTVAELAIERAKRLVELGHDVVVLLDSITRLGRAYNLAAPASGRILSGGVDSTALYPPKRFFGAARNIEDGGSLTILATALVDTGSRMDEVIFEEFKGTGNAELKLDRKLADKRIFPAVDVDASGTRKEEILLGSDELAVTWKLRRVLHALDSQQAIELLLDKMKQTKSNGEFLLQIQKTTPMPGNGD from the coding sequence GTGAGCGACACCACCGATCTGATGGGCGCACGTGTCGAGGACACCGCTGCCGCGCCCGCCACGGACGCCGCGCCTGCCAGCGGTGCCGGCTCCCGGCGGCGCCGCGGCACCGGCCTAGAGGGCATGGTGCTGGCCGAGCTGCAGCAGGTCGCATCCGGCCTCGGCATCAGGGGCACCGCGCGTATGCGCAAGAGCCAGCTGATCGAGGTCATCAAGGACGCGCAGGCGGGAGGGGGCGCCCCGGCCAAGGCCGAGGCGGCCACCGAGACCAAGCCGAAGCGCCGCGCCACCTCCAAGGCGCGCACGGGCGACGACGCCGCGCCGGCCGAGAAGGCCGCCGCCAAGAAGGCCGAGGCGCCCGCCGAGAAGGCCGAGAAGGCCGTGGCCCAGCAGCAGATCGAGATCCCCGGCCAGCCGGCCGGCGGTGACGAGGCGCCCACCGAGCGCCGTCGGCGCCGTGCCACCGCCGACGCGGGCAGCCCGGAGACGGTCACCGCCGAGGCGAAGGCCGAGCCCAAGGCCGAGACGCCGGCCCAGGCCGAGGTCAAGACCGACGCCGGTGACCAGGGCGAGGGCCGTCAGGGCCGCCGCGAGCGCGGCCGTGACCGCGGCGAGCGCACCGACCGTACGGACCGCACCGACCGTACGGACCGCACCGACCGCACCGAGCGCGGCCGTCGGGGCAAGGGCGACGAGCAGCAGGGCGGCGGCGGTCAGCCGCAGCGTGACCGCGGCCAGCAGCAGGGCCAGCAGCAGGGCGGCGGCCGCCAGGACCGTGACCGTCAGCGTGACAACGGCCCGCAGGACGACGACGACTTCGACGGCGGACGCCGTGGGCGTCGCGGCCGTTACCGGGACCGTCGTGGCCGTCGCGGCCGTGACGAGATCGGCACCCCCGAGCCGCAGCTCGCCGACGACGACGTCCTGATCCCCGTCGCGGGCATCCTGGACATCCTCGACAACTACGCGTTCATCCGGACCTCCGGCTATCTGCCGGGCCCGAACGACGTGTACGTGTCGCTCGCCCAGGTCCGCAAGAACGGCCTGCGCAAGGGTGACCACGTCACCGGTGCGGTCCGGCAGCCCAAGGACGGCGAGCGCCGCGAGAAGTTCAACGCGCTGGTCCGGCTGGACTCCACCAACGGCATGGCGCCCGAACACGGCCGTGGCCGCCCGGAGTTCAACAAGCTGACGCCGCTCTACCCGCAGGACCGGCTCCGTCTGGAGACCGACCCGGGCGTGCTCACCACCCGCATCATCGACCTCGTCGCGCCGATCGGTAAGGGCCAGCGCGGTCTGATCGTGGCCCCGCCGAAGACCGGCAAGACCATGATCATGCAGGCGATCGCCAACGCGATCACGCACAACAACCCCGAGTGCCACCTGATGGTCGTCCTCGTCGACGAGCGTCCGGAAGAGGTCACCGACATGCAGCGGTCGGTGAAGGGCGAGGTCATCTCCTCGACCTTCGACCGCCCGGCCGAGGACCACACGACGGTCGCCGAGCTGGCCATCGAGCGGGCCAAGCGGCTCGTCGAGCTGGGCCACGACGTGGTCGTGCTGCTCGACTCGATCACGCGTCTGGGCCGTGCGTACAACCTGGCGGCGCCGGCCTCCGGCCGCATCCTGTCCGGTGGTGTCGACTCGACCGCCCTGTACCCGCCGAAGCGCTTCTTCGGTGCGGCCCGCAACATCGAGGACGGCGGTTCGCTGACCATCCTCGCCACCGCGCTGGTGGACACCGGGTCCCGCATGGACGAGGTCATCTTCGAGGAGTTCAAGGGCACGGGCAACGCCGAGCTGAAGCTCGACCGGAAGCTCGCCGACAAGCGCATCTTCCCGGCGGTGGACGTGGACGCGTCCGGTACCCGTAAGGAAGAGATCCTGCTCGGCAGCGACGAGCTCGCCGTCACCTGGAAGCTGCGCCGTGTGCTGCACGCGCTCGACTCCCAGCAGGCGATCGAGCTGCTCCTCGACAAGATGAAGCAGACGAAGTCGAACGGCGAGTTCCTGTTGCAGATCCAGAAGACGACGCCGATGCCCGGTAACGGCGACTAG
- a CDS encoding trypsin-like serine protease gives MLLTSASGVSADTGTTPDALDVRIAKAMAADDTANANLPERQPSSSTSSDSGLQQSAQIIGGSTTTIGSAPWMAQLWYYDPTQDLGFFCGGSVVSPTKILTAAHCVDKDYYNWVEYGEIITGTDQLPTAVYNDDGTLDHVDYHGGTRSTLSRQWNHSSWDEIAIDNDVAVLTLSAPVKATPIKMTSSDDTASYKAGTSAKAYGWGRTSSKTDDISQTLKTATLPIVSDTTCGNTWGDYFIKGHMVCAGKPAGGTDATTTATCNGDSGGPLVVNNKVVGVVSWGVTDCVYKGAYPVFAKVSKYTGAAYPRVDDAAITRDGKADVFLRNKETGTGYVRASTGSKLGDRQSLSSNGSWTGYNLVQQTDLNRDGYQDFVLRRSSDGDVFWRRYVPSSKTWTTTQIFDDWKTRTRIVTPGDVTGDALPDLLSVDSAGALWIYPGKGTGSFGTRVKVGTGWSQYNAVVGHGDFNGDGKADLIARTKTGSNVYLYKGTGKSGTGAFATRIKVRSDWSAYNTLLTPGDVSGDGRADLLARTPAGTLYLYKGTGKATSEIFGTRGSVGTSYAQYDLLG, from the coding sequence TTGCTGCTGACGTCGGCGAGCGGGGTCTCCGCCGACACCGGCACGACGCCCGACGCGCTGGACGTGCGGATCGCCAAGGCCATGGCCGCGGACGACACCGCGAACGCGAACCTGCCGGAGCGGCAGCCGTCGTCGAGCACGAGCTCCGACAGTGGCCTGCAGCAGTCCGCCCAGATCATCGGCGGCTCGACGACCACGATCGGCTCGGCGCCGTGGATGGCGCAGCTCTGGTACTACGACCCGACCCAGGACCTCGGCTTCTTCTGCGGCGGCTCGGTCGTCTCGCCGACGAAGATCCTCACCGCCGCGCACTGCGTCGACAAGGACTACTACAACTGGGTCGAGTACGGCGAGATCATCACCGGCACCGACCAGCTGCCCACAGCCGTCTACAACGACGACGGCACCCTCGACCACGTCGACTACCACGGCGGCACCCGCAGCACGCTGTCGCGCCAGTGGAACCACTCCTCGTGGGACGAGATCGCGATCGACAACGACGTCGCGGTCCTGACGCTCTCTGCGCCGGTCAAGGCCACGCCGATCAAGATGACGTCGTCGGACGACACCGCCTCGTACAAGGCCGGCACCTCGGCCAAGGCCTACGGCTGGGGCCGCACCAGCTCCAAGACCGACGACATCTCGCAGACGCTGAAGACGGCCACGCTGCCGATCGTCAGCGACACGACCTGCGGGAACACGTGGGGCGACTACTTCATCAAGGGGCACATGGTCTGCGCGGGCAAGCCCGCCGGCGGCACCGACGCCACGACCACGGCCACCTGCAACGGTGACTCCGGCGGCCCGCTCGTCGTCAACAACAAGGTGGTCGGCGTCGTCTCCTGGGGCGTCACGGACTGCGTCTACAAGGGCGCCTACCCGGTCTTCGCCAAGGTCAGCAAGTACACCGGCGCGGCCTACCCGCGCGTCGACGACGCCGCCATCACCCGCGACGGCAAGGCCGACGTCTTCCTGCGCAACAAGGAGACCGGCACGGGCTACGTCCGCGCCTCCACGGGCTCCAAGCTCGGCGACCGCCAGTCGCTGAGCTCCAACGGCAGCTGGACCGGCTACAACCTCGTCCAGCAGACCGACCTGAACCGGGACGGCTACCAGGACTTCGTGCTGCGCCGCTCCTCCGACGGTGACGTCTTCTGGCGGCGGTACGTGCCCTCGTCCAAGACCTGGACGACGACGCAGATCTTCGACGACTGGAAGACCCGCACCCGGATCGTCACCCCCGGTGACGTCACCGGTGACGCCCTGCCCGACCTGCTCTCGGTCGACTCGGCGGGCGCCCTGTGGATCTACCCGGGCAAGGGCACCGGTTCCTTCGGTACCCGCGTCAAGGTCGGCACCGGCTGGAGCCAGTACAACGCGGTCGTCGGTCACGGCGACTTCAACGGCGACGGCAAGGCCGACCTGATCGCGCGCACCAAGACCGGCTCGAACGTCTACCTCTACAAGGGCACCGGCAAGTCCGGTACGGGCGCCTTCGCCACCCGGATCAAGGTCCGCTCGGACTGGAGCGCCTACAACACGCTCCTCACCCCCGGTGACGTGAGCGGCGACGGCAGGGCGGATCTCCTGGCCCGTACGCCGGCCGGCACGCTGTACCTCTACAAGGGCACCGGCAAGGCAACGAGCGAGATCTTCGGCACACGGGGCTCGGTCGGAACCAGCTACGCCCAGTACGACCTGCTCGGCTGA
- a CDS encoding LCP family protein, whose amino-acid sequence MSAENTPATGNPGSPGTSGPRHRANRRRRRTTRGGHSRAAVAVVWAAAGVLVLGGTGIGYLYFKLNGNIKNVDINQALGTDRPLDVDNGSQDILVLGSDTRSGSNKKLGGGVDDGSARSDTAMVVHVYEGHKRATVVSIPRDTLVERPECTDADGRTHPAASYAMFNSAYSTGGAACAVKTVESMTGIRMDHYVEVDFAGFEKLINVLDGVDITTTKDIKDPDSHLNLKAGEHTLTGKQALGLVRTRHGVGDGSDLGRIQLQQAFIKALIEQVKDVGILSDPKKAYDLAVSATDAITTDSDLDTVKDLASFASGLKGIGSKNMTMVTMPVQYDPADPNRVLLDEPKSKQVWAALKADRTVPKSAVKGTATGTAEGVVTAGRG is encoded by the coding sequence ATGTCCGCCGAGAACACGCCGGCAACCGGCAACCCGGGCAGTCCCGGCACCAGCGGCCCGCGCCATCGCGCGAACAGGCGCCGCCGTCGCACGACACGCGGCGGGCACAGCAGGGCGGCGGTCGCCGTCGTCTGGGCCGCGGCGGGCGTGCTCGTGCTGGGCGGCACGGGCATCGGCTACCTGTACTTCAAGCTCAACGGCAACATCAAGAACGTCGACATCAATCAGGCCCTCGGTACCGACCGGCCCCTCGACGTCGACAACGGTTCGCAGGACATCCTCGTCCTCGGCTCCGACACCCGCTCGGGCAGCAACAAGAAGCTCGGCGGCGGTGTCGACGACGGCAGTGCCCGCTCCGACACGGCGATGGTCGTGCACGTCTACGAGGGCCACAAACGAGCCACCGTGGTCTCCATACCCCGGGACACCCTCGTCGAGCGGCCGGAGTGCACCGACGCGGACGGCAGGACGCACCCGGCCGCCTCGTACGCGATGTTCAACTCCGCGTACTCCACGGGGGGCGCCGCCTGTGCGGTGAAGACCGTCGAGTCCATGACCGGTATCCGCATGGACCACTACGTCGAGGTCGACTTCGCGGGCTTCGAGAAGCTGATCAACGTCCTCGACGGGGTCGACATCACGACGACCAAGGACATCAAGGACCCGGACAGCCATCTGAACCTGAAGGCGGGGGAGCACACGCTCACCGGCAAGCAGGCGCTGGGCCTCGTCCGCACCCGGCACGGGGTCGGCGACGGGTCCGACCTCGGGCGCATCCAGCTCCAGCAGGCGTTCATCAAGGCCCTCATCGAACAGGTCAAGGACGTCGGCATCCTCAGCGACCCGAAGAAGGCCTACGACCTCGCGGTCTCCGCGACCGACGCCATCACCACGGACTCCGACCTGGACACGGTCAAGGACCTCGCGTCCTTCGCGAGCGGCCTCAAGGGCATCGGATCCAAGAACATGACCATGGTCACGATGCCGGTCCAGTACGACCCCGCCGACCCCAACCGCGTCCTGCTGGACGAGCCGAAGTCGAAGCAGGTCTGGGCGGCCCTGAAAGCCGACAGGACCGTCCCGAAGTCGGCCGTCAAGGGCACGGCGACAGGCACCGCCGAGGGCGTCGTGACCGCCGGCCGAGGCTAG
- the rpmE gene encoding 50S ribosomal protein L31 — protein MKRDIHPEYVETQVSCTCGASFTTRSTIESGSIRAEVCSECHPFYTGKQKILDTGGRVARFEARFGKAAAAQK, from the coding sequence TTGAAGCGCGACATCCACCCCGAGTACGTCGAGACGCAGGTCAGCTGCACCTGTGGCGCGTCGTTCACCACCCGTAGCACGATCGAGAGCGGCAGCATCCGCGCCGAGGTCTGCTCCGAGTGCCACCCGTTCTACACGGGCAAGCAGAAGATCCTCGACACCGGTGGCCGCGTGGCCCGCTTCGAGGCCCGCTTCGGCAAGGCCGCCGCTGCCCAGAAGTAG
- the prfA gene encoding peptide chain release factor 1, with amino-acid sequence MFEAVEELVGEHADLEKKLADPSVHADQANARKLNKRYAELTPIVGTYRTWKQTGEDIDTAREFAADDPDFAAEVKELEKQREELTEKLRLLLVPRDPSDDKDVILEIKAGAGGDESALFAGDLLRMYLRYAERVGWKTEIIDATESELGGYKDVQVAVKTKGGQGATEPGQGVWARLKYEGGVHRVQRVPSTESQGRIHTSAAGVLVTPEAEEVDVEIHANDLRIDVYRSSGPGGQSVNTTDSAVRITHLPTGVVASCQNEKSQLQNKEQAMRILRSRLLAAAQEEAEKNAADARRSQVRTVDRSEKIRTYNFPENRISDHRVGFKSYNLDQVLDGELDAVIQACVDADSAAKLAAA; translated from the coding sequence ATGTTCGAGGCGGTCGAGGAACTGGTCGGGGAACACGCCGATCTGGAGAAGAAGCTCGCCGACCCGTCGGTCCACGCCGACCAGGCCAACGCGCGCAAGCTGAACAAGCGCTACGCGGAGCTGACCCCGATCGTCGGCACGTACCGCACCTGGAAGCAGACCGGCGAGGACATCGACACGGCCCGCGAATTCGCCGCGGACGACCCGGACTTCGCCGCCGAGGTCAAGGAGCTGGAGAAGCAGCGCGAGGAACTGACGGAGAAGCTGCGGCTGCTCCTCGTCCCCCGCGACCCCAGCGACGACAAGGACGTCATCCTGGAGATCAAGGCCGGCGCGGGCGGCGACGAGTCCGCCCTCTTCGCCGGTGACCTCCTGCGCATGTACCTCCGGTACGCCGAGCGCGTCGGCTGGAAGACCGAGATCATCGACGCCACCGAGTCCGAACTGGGCGGCTACAAGGACGTCCAGGTCGCCGTGAAGACCAAGGGCGGCCAGGGCGCCACCGAGCCCGGCCAGGGCGTCTGGGCCCGGCTGAAGTACGAGGGCGGGGTGCACCGCGTGCAGCGCGTGCCGTCGACCGAGTCCCAGGGCCGTATCCACACCTCCGCGGCCGGCGTCCTCGTCACCCCCGAGGCCGAGGAGGTCGACGTCGAGATCCACGCGAACGACCTGCGGATCGACGTCTACCGCTCCTCCGGGCCCGGCGGTCAGTCCGTCAACACCACCGACTCCGCCGTGCGCATCACGCATCTTCCCACCGGAGTCGTCGCCTCCTGCCAGAACGAGAAGAGCCAGCTGCAGAACAAGGAGCAGGCGATGCGTATCCTGCGCTCCAGGCTGCTCGCCGCGGCTCAGGAGGAAGCGGAGAAGAACGCCGCCGACGCCCGCCGCAGCCAGGTCCGCACCGTCGACCGCTCCGAGAAGATCCGCACGTACAACTTCCCGGAGAACCGCATCTCGGACCACCGCGTCGGATTCAAGTCGTACAACCTGG